The following are encoded together in the Candidatus Omnitrophota bacterium genome:
- a CDS encoding SDR family oxidoreductase codes for MSSKVILITGTSSGFGLLTSARLGGAGHIVYATMRDLNKRQSLSDEVAKRAGHVQIRALDVTRPQTIQPVIAEILQKHGHIDVLINNAGQGLGGFFEDTSQEEIRQQMEVNFFGAQNVTRAVLPSMRERRQGMIINISSVAGQSATPSLGAYSASKWALEAFSEGLYHEIRPFGVKVVIVEPGSYPTKIFGDNARYAKNFDDPQSPYYPLSQGIKNSINRHINQSIRDPEQVARLIERIIATADPKLRYVSDPLSWFEMMVRKNLPPPVYNYFYRRMIYGNTKYPV; via the coding sequence ATGTCTTCCAAAGTTATTCTCATCACTGGAACATCGAGCGGTTTCGGCCTTTTGACGTCCGCGCGTTTGGGCGGCGCGGGACACATCGTCTATGCCACCATGCGCGATCTCAACAAACGCCAGTCCTTGTCGGATGAAGTTGCCAAACGCGCCGGGCATGTGCAGATCCGCGCTTTGGACGTCACCAGGCCCCAGACCATCCAGCCGGTCATTGCCGAGATCCTTCAAAAACACGGACACATTGACGTTCTGATCAATAATGCCGGACAAGGCCTGGGCGGATTTTTTGAAGACACCTCCCAGGAAGAGATCCGCCAACAGATGGAAGTCAATTTTTTCGGCGCGCAAAATGTGACACGGGCAGTGCTGCCTTCCATGCGCGAACGCCGGCAGGGGATGATCATCAATATCTCCAGCGTGGCCGGACAGAGCGCCACCCCGTCGCTGGGGGCCTACAGCGCCAGCAAATGGGCCCTGGAGGCCTTTTCAGAAGGCCTGTATCATGAGATCAGGCCCTTCGGGGTCAAGGTCGTCATCGTGGAGCCGGGCTCTTATCCGACAAAGATCTTTGGCGACAACGCGCGCTATGCCAAAAATTTTGATGATCCCCAAAGCCCGTATTATCCTTTAAGCCAGGGCATTAAGAATTCCATCAACCGCCATATCAATCAAAGCATCCGCGACCCCGAGCAAGTAGCCCGGCTGATCGAGCGCATCATCGCCACGGCCGACCCGAAATTGCGTTATGTTTCTGATCCCTTGTCCTGGTTTGAGATGATGGTCCGCAAAAATTTACCGCCGCCGGTTTATAACTATTTTTACAGGAGAATGATCTATGGAAACACAAAGTACCCCGTATAA
- the ilvD gene encoding dihydroxy-acid dehydratase, whose amino-acid sequence MSNIRKFSSIVTDGDDRAPSRAMLRAVGFKDEDFKKPQIGIASTWSMVTPCNMHINVLADKAAQGANAAGGKAVIFNTITISDGISMGSEGMKYSLVSREVIADSVETVMGCEGFDGLVAVGGCDKNMPGCVMAMARLNRPSVFVYGGTILPGCYKGKNADIVSVFEAVGQHAAHKISDEELKGVESCAIPGPGSCGGMYTANTMASAIEALGMSLPNSSAQAAISKEKEDDCRRAGAAVLDLLEKNIRPRDIMTKKAFENAITVVIALGGSTNSILHLLAMADTAGVKLTIDDFTRVGKKVPVLADLKPSGRFVMAELVAIGGIVPLMKMLLDKGLLHGECMTVSGKTVAENLKNVQPYPAGQEIIRPFDHPIKKESHLVILYGNLAPQGAVAKISGKEGTSFTGKARVFESEETALKKILDGTVKKGDVIVIRYEGPKGGPGMREMLSPTSAISGRGLGKDVALITDGRFSGGSHGFVVGHITPEAYTGGPLAIVRNGDTITISAQKQEINLGLTAAEIKKRLKAWKQPKPRYTRGVLAKYARDVSSASLGAVTD is encoded by the coding sequence ATGTCAAATATTCGTAAATTTTCCAGCATTGTCACCGACGGTGATGACCGCGCGCCCAGCCGCGCGATGCTGCGCGCCGTCGGATTTAAGGATGAGGATTTCAAGAAGCCCCAGATCGGCATCGCGTCCACGTGGTCCATGGTGACCCCGTGCAACATGCACATCAATGTGCTGGCGGACAAGGCCGCCCAGGGCGCCAACGCGGCCGGCGGCAAGGCGGTGATCTTTAACACCATTACGATCTCCGACGGGATCTCCATGGGCAGCGAAGGGATGAAGTATTCGCTGGTCTCGCGGGAAGTGATCGCCGATTCCGTGGAAACCGTGATGGGATGCGAGGGTTTTGACGGGCTGGTGGCCGTCGGCGGCTGTGACAAGAACATGCCCGGATGCGTCATGGCCATGGCGCGCCTCAACCGTCCGTCGGTGTTCGTCTACGGCGGCACGATCCTGCCCGGCTGTTACAAAGGAAAAAATGCTGATATCGTTTCGGTCTTTGAAGCCGTGGGCCAGCATGCCGCGCACAAAATTTCCGATGAAGAATTAAAAGGTGTAGAGTCCTGCGCCATTCCCGGGCCGGGTTCCTGCGGAGGGATGTATACGGCCAACACCATGGCTTCCGCCATTGAAGCGCTGGGCATGAGTTTGCCCAACAGTTCCGCGCAAGCGGCGATCTCCAAAGAAAAAGAGGATGACTGCCGCCGCGCGGGTGCGGCGGTGCTGGACCTGCTGGAAAAAAACATACGTCCCCGCGACATCATGACCAAAAAAGCATTTGAGAACGCCATCACCGTTGTGATCGCTTTGGGCGGCTCCACCAATTCCATCCTGCATTTGTTGGCCATGGCCGACACCGCCGGGGTCAAATTGACCATTGATGATTTCACCCGTGTGGGTAAAAAAGTGCCGGTGCTGGCGGACTTAAAACCCAGCGGCCGTTTTGTCATGGCGGAACTGGTCGCCATCGGCGGCATCGTGCCTTTGATGAAAATGCTTTTGGACAAGGGGCTTTTGCACGGCGAGTGCATGACCGTCAGCGGCAAGACCGTGGCGGAAAACCTTAAAAATGTCCAACCCTACCCGGCGGGGCAGGAGATCATCCGTCCATTTGACCATCCCATTAAAAAGGAAAGCCATCTGGTCATCCTTTACGGGAACCTGGCGCCGCAGGGTGCCGTGGCCAAGATCAGCGGCAAGGAAGGGACGTCCTTCACCGGCAAAGCGCGCGTGTTTGAATCCGAAGAGACCGCCCTCAAGAAAATATTGGACGGGACTGTTAAAAAAGGCGACGTCATTGTCATCCGTTATGAAGGACCCAAGGGCGGGCCCGGCATGCGCGAAATGCTTTCGCCCACATCCGCCATTTCAGGACGCGGTTTGGGTAAGGATGTCGCGCTCATCACCGACGGACGTTTTTCCGGGGGAAGCCACGGGTTCGTGGTGGGACATATCACACCGGAGGCCTATACCGGCGGGCCGTTGGCAATCGTGCGAAATGGTGATACAATAACTATAAGCGCCCAAAAGCAGGAGATCAACCTTGGCCTGACAGCGGCAGAGATCAAGAAACGTTTAAAGGCCTGGAAACAACCAAAACCGCGCTATACCCGCGGGGTCCTGGCCAAATACGCCAGAGACGTCAGTAGTGCATCATTAGGAGCAGTCACTGATTGA
- the leuC gene encoding 3-isopropylmalate dehydratase large subunit: MGKTMYEKIWDDHLVRGSQGDTSLIYVDLHLVHEVTSPQAFTALRETKRTVRVPQKTFATMDHNVSTRTKDITKVEATSRTQMDTLSKNCQDFGIKLYDFASEDQGIVHIIGPEQGLTLPGMTIVCGDSHTSTHGAFGTLAFGIGTSEVEHVLATQTLQQDKAKTMLINIDGKLAPKVTSKDIILYIIGRIGTAGATGYVIEYAGSVLRSLSMEGRMTICNMSIEAGARAGMMAPDDVTFNYMKGRDFVPKGGDWDKAVAYWKTLPSDADAKFDKTLNIKAKDIAPQVTWGTSPGQVTSIDGQVPDPEEFTDPVDRAAARNALAYMDLKPGTKIKGIAIDKVFIGSCTNGRMEDLRAAAQMVIGKHVAPGVQAIVVPGSGRVRRQAEKEGLDRIFTGAGFEWRFAGCSMCLGMNDDQLKKGERCASSSNRNFEGRQGPGGRTHLMSPQMAAVAAITGKITDIRTFK, from the coding sequence ATGGGAAAAACCATGTATGAAAAGATCTGGGACGACCATTTGGTCCGCGGGTCCCAGGGAGACACGTCGCTCATTTACGTGGACCTGCACCTGGTCCACGAAGTGACATCGCCCCAGGCCTTTACCGCTTTGCGTGAGACCAAACGTACCGTGCGCGTGCCGCAAAAAACCTTTGCGACCATGGACCACAATGTGTCCACGCGCACCAAGGACATCACCAAGGTGGAGGCCACCTCGCGCACTCAAATGGACACCTTATCTAAAAATTGCCAAGATTTCGGCATCAAATTATACGATTTTGCCAGTGAGGACCAGGGCATCGTGCACATCATCGGCCCTGAACAGGGGCTGACCTTGCCGGGCATGACCATCGTGTGCGGCGATTCGCATACTTCCACCCACGGCGCTTTCGGCACCCTGGCTTTTGGCATCGGCACGTCCGAAGTGGAGCATGTCCTGGCCACCCAGACGTTACAGCAAGATAAAGCCAAAACCATGCTCATTAATATTGACGGAAAATTGGCCCCTAAAGTAACGTCTAAGGACATTATTTTGTATATCATCGGCCGGATCGGCACGGCCGGCGCCACCGGGTATGTTATTGAATACGCGGGAAGCGTCCTCCGTTCCTTGTCCATGGAAGGCCGCATGACCATTTGCAATATGAGCATTGAGGCCGGAGCGCGCGCCGGGATGATGGCCCCCGATGACGTGACATTCAATTACATGAAAGGCCGCGATTTCGTCCCCAAAGGCGGGGATTGGGACAAGGCCGTGGCCTACTGGAAAACATTACCCAGCGACGCGGACGCAAAATTTGATAAGACCCTTAACATCAAAGCCAAAGACATCGCCCCGCAAGTGACATGGGGCACAAGCCCGGGGCAGGTGACCTCCATTGACGGCCAGGTGCCGGACCCTGAAGAATTCACCGACCCGGTGGACCGCGCCGCGGCCCGCAATGCTTTGGCTTATATGGACCTGAAACCCGGCACCAAAATCAAGGGTATCGCTATTGACAAGGTTTTTATCGGTTCCTGCACCAACGGACGCATGGAAGACCTGCGGGCCGCCGCCCAGATGGTCATCGGTAAACACGTGGCACCGGGTGTGCAGGCCATTGTTGTGCCCGGTTCCGGACGCGTGCGCCGTCAGGCGGAAAAAGAGGGCTTGGACAGGATATTCACCGGCGCCGGTTTTGAATGGCGTTTCGCGGGCTGTTCCATGTGTCTGGGGATGAACGACGACCAGTTGAAAAAAGGGGAACGCTGCGCTTCTTCCAGCAATCGCAATTTTGAGGGGCGCCAGGGTCCCGGCGGGCGCACGCATTTGATGAGCCCCCAAATGGCTGCCGTGGCCGCCATCACCGGAAAAATTACGGATATCCGCACATTCAAATAA
- a CDS encoding acyl-CoA dehydrogenase family protein: protein MFDKNISQEKLKSLEFAEAAREQEWKSPSFALKIFHGSVDFPLIHPFPEQSAEDKKTGDEYVAKLEKFLRENLDPDEVDRTYTIPDKVMQGLANLKAFAIKIPKEYDGLGFTQYNYNRAMHLVSSYCGSTAVLLSAHQSIGVPQPLKFFGTPEQKKKYLPTFAKGAVSAFALTEPSVGSDPRQMTTTATPTEDGKHFLLNGEKLWCTNGTIADVLIVMAVTPPKVIKGKEVKQITAFIVETNTSGFEVLHRCHFMGLHGIQNGLLRFTNVKVPRENIVLGEGEGLKLALMTLNIGRLTLPAASTGIGKWCLNVAREWSFKRHQWGSAIGEHESIALKLSYIASHTFAMDAVTWLTSAMADDPKREIRLEAALAKYFCTEVSWKIVDETLQIRGGSGYETSSSLAKRGADFWPVERVLRDARINRIIEGTSEIMHLFIAREALDPHLSKIKPLLSGKTPLPAKLAAAAKMFVFYAWWYPKMWLPPLKSVGPLPGPLSGHMAYVQSASKRLARQTFHQIMKYQQKLESKQSILNRIVEIGTELFAIAAVCSYAAMLKKKGQDNAVDLADDFCNDARRRVQILFQDTVSNSDKGQLKTAKKILAKEFAWLENGIIK from the coding sequence ATGTTTGATAAAAATATCAGCCAGGAAAAACTCAAATCCCTTGAATTTGCCGAGGCCGCCCGCGAACAGGAATGGAAAAGTCCCAGTTTCGCGCTCAAGATCTTCCACGGCTCCGTCGATTTCCCGCTCATCCACCCGTTCCCGGAACAGTCCGCTGAAGATAAAAAGACAGGGGACGAGTATGTGGCCAAACTTGAAAAATTCCTGCGCGAAAACCTTGATCCTGATGAAGTGGACCGCACCTATACCATTCCCGACAAGGTCATGCAGGGACTGGCAAACCTGAAGGCCTTCGCCATCAAAATTCCCAAAGAATACGATGGGCTCGGCTTCACCCAATACAATTACAACCGCGCCATGCATCTGGTTTCCAGTTATTGCGGTTCAACGGCCGTGCTTTTGTCCGCCCATCAAAGCATCGGCGTGCCCCAGCCGCTCAAATTTTTCGGTACCCCCGAACAAAAGAAAAAATACCTGCCCACCTTCGCCAAAGGCGCTGTGTCGGCTTTTGCTTTGACCGAACCATCCGTCGGTTCCGACCCGCGCCAGATGACCACCACCGCGACACCGACGGAAGACGGGAAACATTTCCTTCTCAACGGCGAAAAATTATGGTGCACCAACGGCACCATTGCCGACGTTCTCATCGTCATGGCTGTCACGCCGCCCAAGGTCATCAAAGGCAAAGAGGTCAAGCAGATCACGGCGTTCATTGTGGAGACCAACACGTCCGGCTTTGAAGTTCTCCACCGCTGTCATTTCATGGGCCTGCACGGCATACAAAACGGGCTTTTGCGTTTCACCAATGTCAAGGTCCCCCGCGAGAACATCGTCCTGGGCGAAGGGGAGGGGCTGAAATTGGCCCTCATGACCCTGAACATCGGCCGCCTGACCCTGCCGGCCGCCTCAACAGGGATCGGCAAATGGTGTTTGAACGTGGCCCGCGAATGGTCCTTCAAGCGTCATCAATGGGGCAGCGCCATCGGCGAGCACGAATCCATCGCGCTGAAATTGAGTTATATCGCCAGCCACACCTTTGCCATGGACGCCGTGACATGGCTGACCTCGGCCATGGCCGACGACCCCAAACGCGAAATACGCCTGGAAGCGGCCCTTGCTAAATACTTTTGCACCGAGGTGTCCTGGAAAATTGTGGATGAGACCCTGCAGATCCGCGGCGGATCCGGCTATGAAACATCTTCATCCCTGGCTAAACGCGGCGCGGATTTCTGGCCTGTTGAACGGGTGCTGCGCGACGCGCGCATCAACCGCATCATTGAAGGGACCAGCGAGATCATGCATCTGTTCATCGCCCGCGAAGCCCTGGACCCGCATTTGTCCAAAATAAAACCGCTCTTAAGCGGCAAAACGCCTCTGCCCGCCAAATTGGCGGCCGCGGCAAAGATGTTCGTGTTTTACGCGTGGTGGTATCCCAAAATGTGGCTGCCGCCGCTCAAAAGTGTCGGCCCCTTGCCCGGACCTTTGAGCGGTCACATGGCCTATGTCCAAAGCGCGTCCAAACGCCTGGCCCGCCAAACATTCCACCAGATCATGAAATACCAGCAAAAACTGGAAAGCAAGCAAAGCATTCTCAATCGCATCGTGGAGATCGGCACGGAACTCTTCGCCATCGCCGCCGTGTGTTCCTACGCGGCGATGCTCAAGAAAAAAGGACAGGACAATGCCGTTGACCTGGCGGACGATTTCTGCAATGACGCGCGCCGGCGTGTCCAGATATTATTTCAGGACACCGTCTCCAACAGCGACAAAGGCCAATTGAAAACCGCCAAAAAGATCCTGGCCAAAGAATTCGCGTGGCTGGAGAACGGGATCATTAAGTAA
- a CDS encoding (2Fe-2S) ferredoxin domain-containing protein yields METQSTPYKKQIFVCINNANGEKASCGDHNGQEVFRRLREIAKQRKLHPMVRVAQAKCLGQCAKGVNIMIYPDNIWHSGVRLEDVPALADKYIC; encoded by the coding sequence ATGGAAACACAAAGTACCCCGTATAAAAAACAGATCTTTGTCTGCATCAACAATGCCAACGGTGAAAAAGCCAGCTGTGGGGACCATAATGGGCAGGAGGTATTCCGCCGGTTGCGTGAGATCGCCAAACAACGCAAACTGCATCCCATGGTCCGCGTGGCCCAGGCCAAATGCCTCGGCCAATGCGCCAAAGGCGTCAATATCATGATCTATCCGGACAATATCTGGCACAGCGGCGTGCGCCTGGAAGACGTTCCGGCCCTGGCCGACAAATATATCTGCTAG
- the aroC gene encoding chorismate synthase, translating into MAGNTFGKLFRVTTFGESHGPAIGVVIDGVPPQLPLSESDIQPDLDRRKPGQSKITTQRKENDIVEILSGVFEGKTTGAPLALLIRNEDARSKDYANIKDAFRPGHADFTYEAKFGFRDYRGGGRSSGRETACRVAAGAVAKKILARHKVSITAYTLAVGDIYAKTIDLGVIEKNLVRAPDMAQAEKMIARIEEVRKNGDSIGGIVEVLIKGCPPGLGDPCFDKLNARLGAALFSIATVKGVEFGAGFKTAQMLGSQNNDVFIAKGGKIATATNHAGGINGGISSGQDIVLRMALKPPSSIAKVQKSVTKNLEETEIQVKGRHDPCLCPRVVPVAEAMVALTIIDALMLQKATLGDTNRNPN; encoded by the coding sequence ATGGCTGGAAACACGTTTGGAAAATTATTTCGTGTAACGACATTCGGCGAAAGCCACGGGCCCGCCATCGGTGTGGTCATTGACGGCGTACCGCCGCAGCTGCCTTTGTCCGAATCCGACATTCAGCCCGACCTTGACCGCCGCAAACCCGGCCAGAGCAAGATCACGACCCAACGCAAAGAAAATGACATTGTTGAAATTCTCTCCGGTGTCTTTGAAGGCAAGACCACAGGCGCGCCTCTGGCCCTCCTCATCCGCAATGAGGACGCGCGTTCCAAGGATTATGCCAATATCAAGGACGCGTTCCGCCCGGGTCACGCAGATTTTACATACGAAGCCAAATTCGGTTTCCGTGATTACCGCGGGGGAGGGCGTTCCTCGGGACGGGAAACCGCCTGCCGTGTCGCGGCCGGCGCGGTCGCCAAAAAGATCCTGGCCCGTCACAAGGTCAGCATCACGGCCTACACGCTGGCGGTCGGCGACATTTACGCCAAAACCATTGACCTTGGCGTCATTGAAAAGAATTTGGTCCGCGCGCCGGACATGGCGCAGGCGGAAAAAATGATCGCCCGCATTGAAGAAGTGCGTAAAAACGGCGACTCCATCGGCGGGATCGTGGAAGTCCTGATCAAAGGATGCCCGCCGGGATTAGGCGACCCTTGTTTTGATAAACTCAACGCGCGTTTGGGCGCCGCTTTATTTTCCATCGCCACCGTCAAGGGCGTTGAATTCGGCGCCGGGTTCAAAACCGCTCAAATGTTGGGCTCACAGAATAACGATGTTTTTATCGCCAAAGGCGGGAAGATTGCGACAGCCACCAATCATGCCGGCGGCATCAACGGCGGTATTTCTTCAGGCCAGGACATTGTGCTTCGCATGGCGCTTAAACCGCCGTCGTCCATTGCCAAGGTCCAAAAGTCCGTGACCAAAAACCTTGAAGAAACGGAAATTCAGGTCAAAGGCCGCCACGATCCCTGCCTGTGCCCGCGCGTTGTTCCCGTGGCAGAAGCCATGGTCGCTTTGACCATCATCGACGCATTAATGCTCCAGAAAGCCACCCTAGGGGACACGAACCGTAACCCCAATTAA
- the leuD gene encoding 3-isopropylmalate dehydratase small subunit: protein MQSFMTHTGIAAPLDRVNVDTDAIVPKQFLRKIERTGFGKHLFHEWRYLDYEGTRENPDFVLNQPRYRKATVLAARDNFGCGSSREHAPWALGDFGFKVIVAPSFADIFYNNCIKNGILPAALKSKEVDEIFVYIKSTPDAKITADLPAQTIIAGTKKYSFSINAFAKECLLKGLDSIGWTIQFSERISAYEEKIKNQRPWLTRK, encoded by the coding sequence ATGCAGTCCTTCATGACACATACAGGGATCGCCGCACCATTGGACCGGGTCAACGTGGACACCGACGCGATCGTGCCCAAACAATTCTTAAGGAAGATAGAACGGACGGGTTTCGGCAAACATCTGTTCCACGAATGGCGCTATCTGGACTACGAGGGGACCAGGGAAAACCCCGATTTTGTCCTCAACCAGCCGCGTTACCGCAAAGCCACGGTTTTGGCAGCGAGGGACAACTTCGGATGCGGATCCAGCCGTGAACACGCGCCGTGGGCCCTGGGGGATTTCGGTTTTAAAGTCATCGTCGCGCCGAGTTTCGCCGACATTTTTTACAACAATTGCATCAAGAACGGCATTTTGCCGGCGGCCTTGAAGTCCAAAGAAGTGGATGAAATTTTTGTCTATATCAAGTCCACACCGGATGCGAAGATCACGGCAGACCTGCCGGCTCAAACCATCATCGCGGGAACAAAGAAATATTCTTTTTCCATCAATGCTTTTGCCAAGGAATGCCTGCTCAAGGGTCTGGACAGCATCGGCTGGACCATACAGTTTAGCGAGCGCATCAGCGCTTATGAGGAAAAGATAAAAAATCAGAGGCCGTGGTTAACCCGTAAATAG
- the elbB gene encoding isoprenoid biosynthesis glyoxalase ElbB codes for MGQLRFAVILAGCGNKDGAEIHESVLTLLAIDHSGGQYQCFAPDTNQHHVTNFLTNEPMKETRNVLLESARIARSDIKPLSTFKETDFDILVLPGGNGVAYNLCTFAVDGEKMTVNPDVQRAVQAMHKANKPIGALCIAPVILAKLLKGVSVTFGNDAKVNAAARQWGAVPQDTSATNIVIDPKNKVVTTPCYMLKARVSQLAEGIEKLVQALIQMT; via the coding sequence ATGGGACAATTGCGTTTTGCCGTCATTTTAGCCGGATGCGGCAACAAAGACGGGGCCGAGATCCACGAATCGGTGCTGACCCTTTTGGCCATTGACCATTCGGGCGGGCAATACCAGTGCTTTGCCCCGGACACAAATCAGCATCACGTCACCAATTTTCTCACCAATGAACCGATGAAAGAAACGCGCAATGTTCTTCTGGAATCAGCCCGCATCGCCCGCAGTGACATCAAACCCTTAAGCACATTCAAAGAAACCGATTTTGACATCCTGGTTCTGCCCGGCGGCAACGGAGTGGCGTATAATCTGTGCACCTTTGCCGTGGACGGGGAAAAAATGACGGTCAACCCGGACGTCCAACGCGCCGTCCAGGCCATGCACAAAGCGAACAAACCCATCGGCGCTCTGTGCATCGCTCCGGTCATTTTGGCCAAACTGCTCAAAGGCGTTTCCGTGACCTTCGGCAATGATGCCAAGGTCAATGCCGCGGCCCGGCAATGGGGCGCTGTACCGCAGGATACATCTGCCACAAACATTGTCATTGACCCTAAAAACAAGGTCGTGACAACCCCGTGCTACATGCTCAAAGCCCGCGTCTCCCAACTGGCCGAAGGCATTGAAAAACTCGTCCAAGCCCTCATCCAAATGACATAG